Genomic DNA from Hordeum vulgare subsp. vulgare chromosome 2H, MorexV3_pseudomolecules_assembly, whole genome shotgun sequence:
CCTCGGGCTGTTTCTGGGCCTGGAGGCTGGGCACGCGGGTCGGCACGGCACGGtctatttatttttttaatttttttaattttttctaaTATATTTATACATAACATATTgctcaataagttcaaaaataagcCCATGAGGCTAAAAATATACAGCCCAACGTGTTAATCAGACTAACATATCGATCCGTTTAATAACCAAACCGTGTCTGGGCCTAGATGCGCAGCCTACGAGCCGGCATGGTACAACCCAACTAATAAACGTACCTGAACGAGCCGTGCCGTGACAGACCCGATTACAACGGGCCGTACCGTGCCAGCCCGTTTGGCGAGGTCTGCCGCTGTGCCAAGAAGGCTGCTGTTGTTGCCTTGTTGgagttaaaagagaaaagaaaaataaccCGGCGACCGCCATGAGCAAAGGGGCCGGCCGTCCTCGTCGCGAAGGCGCCCCAGCCAACGCTGCGTTGCCGGCGTAGCAGGAGCCATCCACAATGGCTTTGTGGAGACCCGCTCCTGGTCTGCTCCAGTGAAACCAGAGCATCACACCACACGGTACCATCACTCCCGCTCCCGCGCCGCACACATCACCACACCCCGTGACCGAGGGCACCGCCGCTCGCCGAACCAGCCAGCAGTTCGCCGCCCCGCTTCTCCTCTCACGGCTGCACATGCAGCCGCGGCCcctggcggcggtggcggtggccgcCACCGCGCCATTCCCTCCGTCATGGGCGCACCAGGTCCGCGCGGCGGCgacccagggggacttcctccacgCCATCGCGCTCTTCCTCCGGATGCGCGCCGCCGACGCCCCCGCCGCACCCCGCTCCGCCGTCCCGGCCTCCCTCCCGGCCGCGCTCAAATGCTGCTCCGCCCTCGGCCTCCCCGCCCTGGGCGCGTCCCTCCACGCGCTCGCGCTCCGCTCCGGCGCCTTCGCCGACCGCTTCACCGCCAACGCGCTCCTCAACCTCTACTGCAAGCTCCCTGCGGCGTTGTGCTGCTCCCCCTCGACGGATGACGCGGCAGGAGAGTCGTTAGAGAGCATACGGAAGGTGTTTGACGATATGCCCGAGAAGGACCCCGTGTCCTGGAACACAGTGGTGTTCGGGTATGCGGAGAAGGGGAGGCACCAAGAAGCTCTGGGAGTGTTCAGGGAGATGTGGACAGATGGGTGCAGGCCCAACTCGTTTACCTTGTCGAGTGTGCTGCCGATCTTTGCCAAGTGCTCGGACGTTAGGAAGGGAATGGAAGTGCATGGCTTTGCAACCAGAAACGGGTTTATCGATGATGTGTTCGTTGGCAGCAGCCTGATCGATATGTACGCGAACTGCACTCGGACGGATTACTCGGTCAAGGTGTTTGACAATCTCCCGTGGCGCGATGCAATCCTGTGGAACTCAATGCTTGCAGGGTGTGCACAGAATGGATCCGTGGAGGATGCTCTTGGAATATTTCGGCGCATGCTGCATTCCGGAGTTAGACCTCTGCCTCGTACTTTCTCGAGCCTCATACCTGCCTGTGGAAATTTTGCTTCGTTGCTTCTCGGCAAGCAGCTGCATGCGTACGTGATCTTTGGAGGGTTTGACGGTAATATGTTCATATCTAGCTCCCTGATTGACATGTATTGCAAATGTGGAAACGTGAGCATAGCTCGTCACATCTTTGATCGAATGCAGTCACCTGATACTGTGTCCTGGACTGCGATGATCATGGGACATGCATTACATGGTCCAGCAAGAGAGGCTCTGTTGTTGTTTGACAGGATGGAGTTGGGAAATGTGAAGCCTAATCATATCACCTTTCTAGCTGTTTTAACTGCATGCAGTCATGCTGGATTGGTGGACGAGGGTTGGAAGTATTTCAACAGAATGTCCGACTGTTATGGCATCGCTCCTTctcttgagcatcatggagcacttGCAGATATCCTTGGCCGTGCAGGGGAGTTGGAAGAAGCCTACAGTTTCATTTCTAAGATGCAGATAAAACCAACCGCAAGTGTCTGGTCCACGTTGTTAAGGGCTTGCAAGGTCCACAAAAATACCGTGTTAGCTGAAAAAGTTGCCAAGAAAATCTTTGAGCTTGAACCTAGGAGCATGGGATCTCATGTAATTTTATCAAACACGTATTCATGTTCCGGGAGATGGAATGAAGCAGCACACCTGCGGCGATCCATGAGAAAGAAAGGCATGAAGAAGGAACCAGCTTGCAGTTGGATTGAATTGAAGAACAAGCGGCATGTTTTTGTGGCTCATGATAAGTCCCATCCTTGGTATGAAAGGATTATTGGTGCACTTAATGTTTTCTCAGAGCAGATGGTACGTCAAGGTTATGTTCCGAATACAGAGGATGTTTTCCAGGATCTTGAAGAAGAGCAGAAGAGCCATGTGTTATGTGGTCACAGTGAAAAGCTTGCTATGGTATTTGGTATTTTAAATACACCTCCTGGAACAACAGTTCGTGTGATGAAAAATCTTCGAATTTGTGTTGACTGCCACACGGTAACAAAATTTCTTTCAAAGATAGCTGAGAGGGATATTGTTATGCGTGATGCAAACCGTTTTCACCATTTTAAGGATGGAAACTGTTCTTGTGGTGACTTTTGGTGATTGAAGAACAGTTTGGGATCAACGTCATGTTCATGACATGCTTTCCTATTGGAAATGCACCTGTACTGAGTATACCTTTTAAAGGATGGGgttatttctgaaatttttgtgaAGTGTCAGGGGTAAAACAAAGTGTGCTCATAATTCACTAGAAATGGATCATGTGGTTCTTTGCATACGGAACCAGTCTTTACTGTTGAAGAGCAATGCAAGACTACATCACTAGTCTTTTTAGCAGATTCAAATGCCAAACTAGAGCCACCACAACATCagcaattcatcactgtatcttttgtctgtTTTGACGTATCCAGGTATACTAGTCTTAAAAAAAAATACTTCACTATATTTGATATGATGATACCGTTACTCTAAGCTGCTGCTTTATCATCTGATATGATTCAACTTATTGAATGTGTTGCCGCATTTTCATGGTTGGATATTTCGTCTGATTTATTCCTTTTATGTTCCTTTAACCTACTAATCAAGGCATATGTCATTGAAAGGAATGATACTCTAGGAAATGCCACTCAGATTAGTGAAATAGATGATTTGTGCTTTTCAGAGAGAAAAGAAATTGATGATTTGCCAATCAGTTTCTTTTCTGATCTACAGAATGTGATTCCTGCATTTCCTGGAGTGCTATTCTTTGTCAAATAGCAGGTAAATTATATTCCTGTTGTCAAATCTGAGTTACGTACTTACCTTGCATAAAAAACAATGTTGGGAGTAATATGGGCCTGAAGCAAGATTAATAGCTATGCAAACCTTAGTACCCCCCTTGAC
This window encodes:
- the LOC123425218 gene encoding putative pentatricopeptide repeat-containing protein At3g23330 — translated: MQPRPLAAVAVAATAPFPPSWAHQVRAAATQGDFLHAIALFLRMRAADAPAAPRSAVPASLPAALKCCSALGLPALGASLHALALRSGAFADRFTANALLNLYCKLPAALCCSPSTDDAAGESLESIRKVFDDMPEKDPVSWNTVVFGYAEKGRHQEALGVFREMWTDGCRPNSFTLSSVLPIFAKCSDVRKGMEVHGFATRNGFIDDVFVGSSLIDMYANCTRTDYSVKVFDNLPWRDAILWNSMLAGCAQNGSVEDALGIFRRMLHSGVRPLPRTFSSLIPACGNFASLLLGKQLHAYVIFGGFDGNMFISSSLIDMYCKCGNVSIARHIFDRMQSPDTVSWTAMIMGHALHGPAREALLLFDRMELGNVKPNHITFLAVLTACSHAGLVDEGWKYFNRMSDCYGIAPSLEHHGALADILGRAGELEEAYSFISKMQIKPTASVWSTLLRACKVHKNTVLAEKVAKKIFELEPRSMGSHVILSNTYSCSGRWNEAAHLRRSMRKKGMKKEPACSWIELKNKRHVFVAHDKSHPWYERIIGALNVFSEQMVRQGYVPNTEDVFQDLEEEQKSHVLCGHSEKLAMVFGILNTPPGTTVRVMKNLRICVDCHTVTKFLSKIAERDIVMRDANRFHHFKDGNCSCGDFW